A window of the Halostagnicola kamekurae genome harbors these coding sequences:
- a CDS encoding C45 family autoproteolytic acyltransferase/hydolase, producing MDEYEIDGSHYEMGQQFGTQLEQEGLSLDAISVESVDRSEEMIQFASECEPLIEKHYPKLLHELQGIADRTGVDTQAVKSIPLALNADPGCSLIAISDNHTAGDVPLFGRNHDFYPSLREYSKLFHTTPEDGLASVGCAHNFVGRLDGVNEAGLAIGFSGVPTDEYAPGFMWPLAVRTVLDTCHTVSEAVSCLEDIPHSQNVNFLVADKTGSIALIEASPKAVNTIRPDDGFARATNQFTSESMQEYQSSNRVPTDCSRFQRLGDWFCNHSASIELDDLQTVMSNPETGVCWRIDEHEGDDPRATIWSWTMEVGEGISYLARGSPAETAYEPIFVPESTQ from the coding sequence ATGGACGAATACGAGATAGACGGTAGTCACTATGAAATGGGTCAACAGTTCGGTACGCAACTAGAGCAAGAGGGGTTATCGCTCGACGCCATCTCCGTAGAGTCAGTAGATCGATCCGAGGAGATGATTCAGTTCGCTAGCGAGTGTGAACCGCTAATTGAGAAGCACTACCCCAAACTGCTTCATGAACTTCAGGGGATCGCAGATCGTACAGGTGTCGATACGCAAGCTGTGAAGAGTATTCCGCTAGCCCTGAATGCCGATCCGGGTTGCTCTCTGATTGCAATTTCGGACAACCATACCGCGGGTGACGTACCTCTTTTCGGTCGTAACCATGACTTCTATCCCTCGCTTCGTGAGTATTCAAAACTGTTCCATACCACACCGGAAGATGGTCTCGCTAGTGTCGGATGTGCACACAACTTCGTCGGTCGTCTTGATGGTGTCAACGAAGCCGGCTTAGCTATCGGCTTCTCGGGAGTCCCAACGGATGAGTACGCGCCAGGCTTCATGTGGCCATTAGCCGTCCGAACTGTCCTCGACACCTGCCACACAGTCTCGGAAGCAGTTTCGTGTTTAGAGGATATCCCTCATTCACAAAACGTGAATTTTCTTGTCGCCGACAAAACGGGCAGTATTGCGCTAATTGAGGCTAGCCCCAAAGCAGTAAATACAATACGGCCGGACGATGGGTTTGCGAGGGCGACAAATCAGTTCACTTCAGAATCGATGCAAGAGTACCAGTCTTCCAACCGAGTTCCAACCGACTGCTCTCGATTTCAGAGGCTCGGTGATTGGTTCTGTAATCATTCTGCCTCGATTGAATTGGATGATCTTCAGACCGTCATGAGTAATCCCGAAACAGGAGTGTGCTGGCGAATTGATGAGCACGAAGGAGACGATCCGCGCGCCACGATCTGGTCTTGGACGATGGAAGTGGGTGAGGGGATTAGCTATCTTGCGCGTGGTTCTCCAGCCGAGACAGCTTACGAACCAATCTTTGTCCCTGAATCGACTCAATAA
- a CDS encoding ParA family protein has translation MLSYAVYSEAGGVGKTTLSANLAVAHARAGLDVLVVPLDPQDGDLSYLFDADQNRSDTETDTLVHHLVGRANGPFADILETVEHGVDIVPEHNRLEDLGEALRKEQEARSDFGESFPMWTQLQRVLREAEVHNQYDVLIVDPPASSGPHLYNALDATRNLVLPLEPSGKGQASVSGLDDLVSNLEAQLEINIGVLAAIPNQFKGTRDQGTIIDEIETQGFDVPEMLRDRTSLLEGCWRKRCSAFTYVREHRDRKREYELETLEKFDRLARHLERQGNIEAPEPPEPGALEREETEVRA, from the coding sequence ATGCTTTCATACGCGGTATACAGCGAGGCGGGCGGCGTCGGGAAAACGACGCTTAGCGCGAATCTGGCGGTGGCACACGCCCGTGCTGGGCTCGACGTTCTCGTCGTCCCCCTCGATCCGCAGGATGGCGACCTGAGTTATCTGTTCGATGCCGACCAGAATCGATCGGATACCGAGACGGATACGCTGGTACACCACCTCGTCGGTCGTGCAAACGGACCGTTCGCCGATATCCTCGAGACCGTCGAACACGGCGTCGACATCGTTCCGGAACACAACCGACTCGAGGATCTCGGCGAAGCGCTGCGGAAGGAACAGGAGGCCCGAAGCGATTTCGGCGAGTCGTTCCCTATGTGGACGCAGTTACAGCGCGTCCTCCGCGAGGCGGAGGTCCACAACCAGTACGACGTCCTCATCGTCGATCCCCCAGCGAGCTCGGGTCCGCATCTGTACAACGCTCTCGACGCGACGCGAAATCTCGTGTTGCCGCTCGAGCCCTCGGGTAAAGGACAGGCATCGGTGAGCGGGCTCGACGATCTGGTCTCGAACCTCGAAGCCCAACTCGAAATCAATATCGGTGTCCTCGCCGCGATCCCGAACCAGTTCAAGGGAACTCGGGATCAGGGGACCATCATCGACGAAATCGAAACGCAGGGGTTCGACGTTCCCGAAATGCTCCGCGATCGGACCTCGCTTCTCGAGGGCTGCTGGCGCAAACGCTGTAGCGCGTTTACCTACGTGCGCGAACACCGAGACCGAAAGCGGGAGTACGAACTCGAGACCCTCGAGAAGTTCGATCGGTTGGCCCGACACCTCGAACGACAGGGCAACATCGAGGCACCGGAACCGCCAGAACCGGGTGCACTCGAGCGTGAGGAAACGGAGGTGCGCGCATGA
- a CDS encoding universal stress protein, translating into MTTILLSIDTDVERATTQAESITELPIRIDDTTIVLYHVFRTDDEGADAGDLKSVKKAKQVLEDAGFDVQIDQSSGDAVRNILTKADEIDAGIISLAGRKRSPTGKALFGSVTQNVVLKSDRTVLLETTE; encoded by the coding sequence ATGACAACGATATTACTCAGTATCGACACGGACGTCGAGCGAGCGACGACACAGGCCGAATCGATCACCGAGCTACCGATACGCATAGATGACACCACAATCGTCCTCTACCACGTGTTCCGGACCGACGACGAAGGCGCGGATGCGGGCGATCTCAAGTCCGTCAAGAAGGCCAAGCAGGTCCTCGAGGATGCGGGATTCGACGTCCAAATCGACCAGTCGAGTGGGGATGCCGTTCGAAACATCCTGACCAAGGCCGACGAGATCGACGCCGGCATCATTAGCCTCGCCGGACGGAAGCGATCGCCAACCGGGAAGGCCCTCTTCGGGAGCGTTACGCAAAACGTCGTCCTGAAATCGGATCGAACGGTGTTGCTCGAGACGACAGAGTAG
- a CDS encoding cupin domain-containing protein produces MAYQIVDPDGVEPLTDRPVDARSLSDAAGLENVALRVYTAAPGQQLPLSYHYHDEQEEVFYVLEGTLHVETPEEEFAVESGTAFVAEPGSPHRAFNPESAASDLEVLALGAPAVDDAHSYEG; encoded by the coding sequence ATGGCGTACCAGATCGTCGATCCCGACGGAGTCGAACCCCTCACAGACCGCCCAGTCGACGCCCGCTCGCTCTCCGACGCCGCCGGACTCGAGAACGTCGCCCTCCGCGTCTATACGGCGGCTCCCGGCCAGCAACTGCCGCTTTCCTATCACTACCACGACGAGCAAGAGGAGGTATTTTACGTGCTCGAGGGAACGCTCCACGTCGAAACGCCCGAGGAGGAGTTCGCGGTCGAATCCGGGACCGCGTTCGTCGCCGAACCGGGGAGCCCCCATCGAGCGTTCAACCCCGAATCCGCTGCGAGCGATCTCGAGGTGCTGGCGCTCGGAGCGCCGGCGGTAGACGACGCCCACTCGTACGAGGGATAA
- a CDS encoding FAD-binding and (Fe-S)-binding domain-containing protein produces MTTSPNTTLDDGTATPSTDSRASYEHVSADVERPGLVSDIRGRIDGDVRFDTYTRNLYATDASAYEQTPIGVVFPATTDDVATVVSYCASREIPVLPRGGGTSLAGQAVNEAVVLDFTRHMDGILSVSPEDERARVQAGTVLEDLNETLAPHDLKFAPDPAAGNRSAIGGAIGNNSTGAHSLVYGKTDAYIEECEAVFADGTVTTLGETSVDEIRREADPDGDLLERVYAQITTILDDQAETVRDRFPDLKRNVSGYNYDVLVEEAETGTVNLARLLAGSEGTLAVVTAATVSLEPVPETKSVSLLFYESVLEAVTDVQYVLEHEPAAVELIDDVLLGLARNTAEFEEAASLVPADAEAALLVEFYADDDDDGRDQTAGLLADRVPKGADEAANAPPSDRPRTDDNIAFEGLEAHEKGKRKMFWTLRKAGLPILLSRTSDEKHISFIEDCAVPPEHLPEFVERFQALLAEKDRDDDAAFYAHAGPGVLHVRPLVNTKADRDREDMRAIADEVTDMVVEFGGSVSGEHGDGRARTQWNHKLYGDELWQSFRDLKTAFDPDWLLNPGNVCGDHDMTEHLRYDEDYTYDAGLEPSLNWENENGMQGMVELCHGCGGCRGSQDTTGGVMCPTYRAADEEITATRGRANLLRQAMSGDLPDDPTDDEFAEEVLDLCIGCKGCARDCPSEVDMAKLKTEVMHARHQEQGAGLRDKLFANFDSLAALGSKFAPVSNLAQSIPGSQLLAEKTVGIARERSLPTFQRETVQDWFDARGGPQVPAANATRKAVFFVDTYTNYVHPEVGKAAVTVLEAAGVRVELADRTGSGRPPLSKGFIDIARDAMEKNVAELAPRVRDGWDVVLVEPSDAVMFQSDALDLLSGDRVSSVAANSYGICEYVDQFRLDDHVDWDAPADSLAYHGHCHQKAVKKDHHAVGALRRAGYDVDPLDSGCCGMAGTFGYESEHYSMSTSIADILLEQIDASDAAVVTAPGTSCRTQLDDSDLDPVPASSSLAGSELEGSTPPTPIELLAHAIDR; encoded by the coding sequence ATGACTACGAGCCCCAACACCACACTCGACGACGGCACAGCTACCCCATCGACCGATTCCAGAGCGTCCTACGAGCACGTTTCGGCCGACGTGGAACGTCCCGGTCTCGTCTCGGACATCCGTGGACGCATCGACGGTGACGTCCGATTCGATACCTACACGCGCAACCTCTACGCGACCGACGCCAGCGCGTACGAGCAGACCCCGATCGGCGTCGTCTTCCCGGCCACGACGGACGACGTCGCGACGGTCGTCTCCTACTGCGCGTCGCGGGAGATTCCGGTGCTTCCCCGCGGCGGCGGCACGAGCCTCGCCGGTCAGGCGGTCAACGAGGCCGTCGTGCTCGATTTCACGCGACACATGGACGGTATTCTGTCCGTGTCGCCCGAAGACGAACGCGCACGCGTCCAGGCTGGGACGGTCCTCGAGGATCTCAACGAGACGCTCGCGCCACACGACCTGAAGTTCGCCCCCGACCCGGCGGCCGGGAACCGGAGCGCCATCGGCGGGGCGATCGGCAACAACTCCACCGGCGCTCACTCGCTCGTCTACGGGAAGACCGACGCGTACATCGAGGAGTGCGAAGCCGTCTTCGCGGACGGGACCGTGACGACGCTCGGCGAAACGTCGGTCGACGAGATCCGTCGCGAGGCCGATCCCGACGGCGACCTTCTCGAGCGGGTGTACGCACAGATTACGACGATTCTGGACGATCAGGCGGAGACCGTTCGCGACCGGTTCCCCGATCTGAAGCGTAACGTCTCCGGTTACAACTACGACGTACTCGTCGAGGAAGCCGAGACGGGAACCGTCAATCTCGCGCGCCTCCTCGCGGGGAGCGAGGGAACGCTCGCCGTCGTCACGGCGGCGACGGTGTCTCTCGAGCCCGTCCCCGAGACCAAGTCCGTTTCGCTGCTGTTCTACGAGAGCGTCCTCGAGGCCGTGACGGACGTCCAGTACGTCCTCGAGCACGAGCCGGCCGCGGTCGAACTGATCGACGACGTGTTGCTCGGCCTGGCTCGCAACACCGCCGAGTTCGAGGAGGCGGCCTCGCTCGTCCCCGCCGACGCCGAGGCCGCGTTGCTCGTCGAGTTCTACGCCGACGACGACGATGACGGACGCGATCAGACTGCCGGTCTGCTCGCCGATCGAGTGCCAAAGGGGGCCGACGAGGCCGCGAACGCGCCGCCGTCGGACCGGCCGCGAACGGACGATAACATCGCGTTCGAGGGGCTCGAGGCCCACGAGAAGGGGAAGCGAAAGATGTTCTGGACGCTCCGGAAAGCCGGCCTCCCGATCCTGCTCTCGCGGACCTCCGACGAGAAACACATCAGCTTCATCGAAGACTGTGCGGTGCCGCCCGAACACCTGCCCGAGTTCGTCGAGCGGTTCCAGGCGCTGCTGGCCGAGAAGGATCGCGACGACGACGCGGCCTTCTACGCCCACGCAGGGCCGGGAGTCCTGCACGTTCGCCCGCTCGTGAACACGAAGGCGGATCGAGACCGCGAGGATATGCGCGCCATCGCCGACGAGGTCACGGACATGGTCGTCGAGTTCGGCGGCAGCGTCTCGGGCGAACACGGCGACGGTCGCGCGCGCACCCAGTGGAACCACAAACTCTACGGGGACGAACTCTGGCAGTCGTTTCGCGACCTGAAGACCGCTTTCGACCCCGACTGGCTGCTCAATCCGGGCAACGTCTGTGGCGACCACGACATGACCGAGCACCTTCGCTACGACGAGGATTACACCTACGACGCCGGTCTCGAGCCCTCGCTGAACTGGGAGAACGAAAACGGGATGCAGGGCATGGTCGAACTCTGTCACGGCTGCGGGGGCTGTCGCGGCAGTCAGGACACTACCGGCGGCGTGATGTGTCCGACATATCGCGCCGCAGACGAGGAGATCACGGCGACCCGCGGCCGCGCGAACCTCCTGCGTCAGGCGATGAGCGGTGACCTCCCGGACGACCCCACGGACGACGAGTTCGCCGAGGAAGTGCTCGACCTGTGTATCGGCTGTAAGGGCTGCGCTCGAGACTGCCCGAGCGAGGTCGACATGGCCAAACTCAAAACCGAAGTCATGCACGCGCGCCACCAGGAACAGGGCGCGGGGCTGCGGGACAAACTGTTCGCGAACTTCGATTCGCTCGCCGCGCTCGGAAGCAAGTTTGCGCCGGTTTCGAATCTCGCCCAGTCGATCCCGGGATCGCAACTGCTTGCCGAAAAGACGGTTGGGATCGCTCGAGAGCGCTCGCTTCCCACGTTCCAGCGGGAGACGGTACAGGACTGGTTCGACGCCCGCGGCGGCCCGCAGGTCCCGGCGGCGAACGCGACTCGCAAAGCTGTCTTCTTCGTCGACACCTACACCAACTACGTCCATCCAGAGGTCGGGAAGGCGGCCGTCACCGTTCTCGAGGCGGCGGGCGTTCGCGTCGAACTCGCCGATCGAACCGGCAGCGGCCGACCGCCGCTCTCGAAGGGGTTCATCGATATCGCCCGCGACGCGATGGAGAAGAACGTCGCCGAACTCGCGCCTCGCGTTCGCGACGGCTGGGACGTCGTCCTCGTCGAGCCCTCGGACGCGGTGATGTTCCAGTCCGACGCGCTCGATCTGCTGTCGGGCGATCGGGTTTCGTCGGTCGCCGCCAACTCCTACGGCATCTGCGAGTACGTCGACCAGTTCCGCCTCGACGACCACGTCGACTGGGACGCACCGGCCGACTCGCTCGCCTATCACGGCCACTGCCACCAGAAGGCGGTCAAGAAAGACCACCACGCGGTCGGCGCGCTTCGCCGGGCCGGGTACGACGTCGATCCGCTCGATTCGGGCTGCTGTGGAATGGCCGGGACGTTCGGGTACGAGTCCGAACACTACTCGATGAGCACTTCGATCGCCGATATCCTCCTCGAGCAGATCGACGCGAGCGACGCGGCGGTCGTCACCGCGCCCGGAACGTCCTGTCGAACCCAACTCGACGACAGCGACCTCGATCCCGTTCCCGCGAGCAGTTCGCTCGCTGGGTCCGAACTCGAGGGAAGTACGCCGCCGACGCCGATCGAACTCCTCGCCCACGCGATCGATCGGTGA
- a CDS encoding methyl-accepting chemotaxis protein — MIDGNLLLQPFEDAETNGDDPDAAKLRQQRDFWRGLFDDLVDEFPEPVVVVDDDGTITHWNDAHVEMTGISKDDAIGNEAMNVIGTDGVEETLAEEIARTGNAIKEDQIRSGESDGDNWHIRAAGTPLRSPEGESVGAFEYVSIVTDLVEQRKELERVQTAISETVEGAVGDLLSAAETNAETTEEVDELAEEQVENLVDVRNEMEALSATVEEISASAEEVSSQSELAAELAEESKEATSEIVTMIDDVRGATDTLSKSSRELEKRMKEIDKVVDVIDQIADETNLLAVNANIQAAQVDAGAEGFAVVADEVKELADQSKEEVGTIEEIVDDVRENTTETIESVETTIDRVDVAIERARAVDEKQSDILDAVEESNTGIEQIADATDDQAATAEEVATMLGTSVEQIEAVADEIETLADTNEQQAAKVREIRDDVRELESELS; from the coding sequence ATGATTGATGGGAACCTGTTGCTTCAACCGTTCGAAGACGCCGAAACGAACGGTGACGATCCCGACGCGGCGAAACTGCGTCAACAGCGGGACTTCTGGCGGGGACTGTTCGACGATTTAGTCGACGAGTTCCCCGAACCGGTCGTGGTGGTCGACGACGACGGAACGATCACACACTGGAACGATGCCCACGTCGAGATGACGGGCATCTCGAAAGACGACGCGATCGGAAACGAGGCGATGAACGTGATTGGTACCGACGGCGTCGAGGAAACGCTGGCCGAAGAGATCGCGCGGACCGGGAACGCGATCAAGGAAGACCAGATCCGCTCCGGCGAGAGTGACGGCGACAACTGGCACATTCGCGCGGCTGGGACGCCCCTGCGCTCGCCCGAGGGCGAGTCGGTCGGTGCGTTCGAGTACGTCTCGATCGTCACCGATCTCGTCGAACAGCGAAAAGAGTTAGAACGCGTCCAGACCGCGATCAGCGAGACCGTCGAAGGCGCGGTCGGCGACCTGTTGTCGGCCGCCGAGACGAACGCGGAGACGACCGAGGAAGTCGACGAATTGGCCGAAGAACAGGTCGAGAACCTCGTCGACGTGCGCAACGAGATGGAGGCGCTCTCGGCGACCGTCGAGGAGATCTCCGCCAGCGCCGAAGAGGTCAGCAGCCAGAGCGAACTCGCCGCCGAACTCGCCGAGGAGTCGAAGGAGGCGACGAGCGAAATCGTGACGATGATCGACGACGTTCGCGGCGCGACGGACACGCTCTCGAAGAGCAGCCGCGAACTCGAGAAGCGGATGAAAGAGATCGACAAGGTAGTCGACGTGATCGACCAGATCGCCGACGAAACTAATCTGCTGGCGGTCAACGCCAACATTCAAGCCGCCCAGGTCGATGCCGGCGCAGAGGGCTTCGCGGTCGTCGCCGACGAGGTCAAAGAGCTCGCCGACCAGTCCAAAGAGGAGGTCGGAACGATCGAGGAGATCGTCGACGACGTCCGCGAGAACACCACCGAAACGATCGAGAGCGTCGAGACGACGATCGATCGAGTCGACGTCGCCATCGAGCGAGCCAGAGCCGTCGACGAAAAACAATCGGACATCTTGGACGCGGTCGAGGAGTCGAACACCGGGATCGAACAGATCGCCGACGCCACCGACGACCAGGCCGCCACCGCCGAGGAAGTCGCCACGATGCTCGGCACCTCCGTCGAGCAGATCGAAGCCGTCGCCGACGAAATCGAAACCCTCGCCGACACCAACGAACAGCAAGCCGCCAAGGTGCGCGAGATCCGTGACGACGTTCGGGAACTCGAGTCGGAACTCTCGTAA
- a CDS encoding MBL fold metallo-hydrolase — MYDEIAPNVYDVTLHDGGNGRYRAFLFDVDVPTLVDTGLADTAEVLFDGLEEIGLDPERVVITHGDGDHIGGLEAVRDRYDVETWVPDRTAVDDSLVDRRYGDEDAIGPFTAVHVPGHTPDNHALIDEDRGVAVLGDAVFGSDARGLPAGYFVLPTGFYSEDLLEADENLERLLEYEFETGLVYHGSSVRSGGAAKLSSFVDFVGKPE; from the coding sequence ATGTACGACGAAATCGCCCCGAACGTCTACGACGTCACGCTCCACGACGGCGGTAACGGCCGGTACCGCGCGTTTCTCTTCGACGTCGACGTTCCGACCCTCGTCGACACCGGACTGGCCGACACCGCGGAGGTGCTGTTCGACGGTCTCGAGGAGATCGGACTCGATCCGGAACGCGTCGTCATCACACACGGCGACGGCGACCACATTGGCGGTCTCGAGGCCGTTCGAGACCGGTACGACGTCGAAACGTGGGTACCGGACCGGACGGCCGTCGACGATTCGCTCGTCGACCGGCGATACGGTGACGAGGACGCAATCGGCCCGTTTACCGCTGTCCACGTTCCCGGTCACACGCCGGACAACCACGCTCTGATCGACGAGGACCGCGGTGTCGCCGTTCTCGGGGACGCGGTGTTCGGCTCGGACGCTAGAGGGCTCCCGGCGGGTTACTTCGTCCTCCCGACCGGGTTCTACTCCGAGGATCTGCTCGAGGCCGATGAAAACCTAGAGCGCCTGCTCGAGTACGAGTTCGAGACCGGACTGGTGTATCACGGGTCGTCGGTGCGCTCCGGTGGGGCAGCGAAACTCTCGTCGTTCGTCGATTTCGTCGGCAAACCCGAGTAA
- a CDS encoding class I adenylate-forming enzyme family protein produces the protein MNFIEAFSRTVRCYSGKTAVITDEGWSETYGELDRRTTRLANALEERVGGARIATLSCNGVLPLEAMLASHKRGVANVQLPFRESQGGIVSMLEPTGASALLFDDSNVEKALGVLDRTDFDAAIHRGDAEVDHEAVESYEAIVENASSEALEPDPAFEHGVFYTSGTTSTPKAVLHDQESMWLGSTQVVMEMGIDESDVALVTSPWYHMVTCDAWMLPHIQAGATMVIQTHFDPDDALELIETHDATGLLAVPTQLRSFVEAQRANEYAVETLSYIRTGGSIVTESLVDDVSTHLTPNVYNTYGLTEGGPNLAYAPPSLQTDHPGTIGNESFMWELRVVEPAETAASLDPDATVGRGGTGEVLARGKGATDGYLGRPEATEQLFVGDWLRTGDIAEVDSDGNLHIVGRADNMIVSGGENIYPEEVEEILEGYDAIEEAVVIGAPDDHWGERVACVACVGAETAVSEDDLDEFCRDHDRLANFKRPREYVLTSERLPRTDTGTIERETVSREFFEIE, from the coding sequence ATGAACTTTATCGAGGCATTTTCCAGAACAGTTCGGTGTTATTCGGGGAAAACGGCGGTTATCACCGACGAAGGGTGGAGCGAAACGTACGGAGAACTCGATCGTCGAACCACGCGACTGGCGAACGCCCTCGAGGAACGCGTTGGGGGCGCACGGATCGCGACCCTTTCGTGCAACGGGGTGCTCCCGCTCGAGGCGATGCTGGCGAGTCACAAACGCGGTGTCGCCAACGTGCAGTTGCCGTTCCGGGAGAGTCAGGGGGGAATCGTCTCGATGCTCGAGCCGACCGGCGCCTCCGCGCTTCTCTTCGACGATTCGAACGTCGAGAAAGCGCTTGGGGTACTCGATCGGACGGATTTCGACGCCGCGATTCATCGGGGCGATGCGGAGGTCGACCACGAGGCGGTCGAATCCTACGAGGCGATCGTCGAGAACGCCTCGAGCGAGGCCCTCGAGCCGGATCCTGCCTTCGAACACGGCGTCTTCTACACCAGCGGGACGACGAGCACGCCGAAGGCGGTCTTACACGACCAGGAGTCGATGTGGCTCGGGAGCACGCAGGTCGTCATGGAGATGGGGATCGACGAGTCGGACGTCGCGCTCGTCACGTCGCCGTGGTATCACATGGTGACCTGCGACGCGTGGATGCTCCCGCACATTCAGGCCGGCGCGACGATGGTGATTCAGACGCATTTCGATCCCGACGACGCCCTCGAGCTCATCGAAACCCACGACGCGACTGGACTGCTGGCGGTCCCGACGCAGCTTCGCTCCTTCGTCGAGGCCCAGCGGGCGAACGAGTACGCGGTCGAGACCCTCTCGTATATCCGCACCGGCGGGTCGATCGTCACAGAATCGCTCGTCGACGACGTCTCGACTCACCTCACGCCGAACGTCTACAACACGTACGGGCTGACCGAAGGCGGACCGAACCTGGCCTACGCGCCGCCGTCGCTCCAGACCGATCACCCCGGAACGATCGGCAACGAGTCGTTCATGTGGGAGCTCCGGGTCGTCGAACCCGCCGAGACGGCCGCTTCCCTCGATCCCGACGCGACGGTCGGACGGGGTGGAACCGGCGAGGTACTCGCTCGAGGCAAGGGCGCGACCGACGGCTATCTCGGCCGCCCCGAGGCGACCGAACAGCTCTTCGTGGGTGACTGGCTTCGGACCGGCGACATCGCGGAGGTCGACTCCGACGGCAACCTCCACATCGTCGGCCGCGCCGACAACATGATCGTCAGCGGCGGCGAGAACATCTATCCCGAGGAAGTCGAGGAGATCCTCGAGGGGTACGACGCCATCGAGGAGGCGGTCGTGATCGGTGCTCCGGACGACCACTGGGGTGAGCGGGTCGCCTGCGTCGCCTGCGTCGGAGCCGAAACCGCCGTGAGCGAGGACGACCTCGATGAGTTCTGCCGGGATCACGATCGACTGGCGAACTTCAAGCGACCACGCGAGTACGTCCTGACGAGCGAACGACTGCCCCGAACCGATACGGGAACGATCGAGCGCGAGACGGTCTCGCGGGAGTTCTTCGAGATCGAGTAG
- a CDS encoding IclR family transcriptional regulator has product MTTGGSNSQSVKSDATLFAIVETIKDRGRAGVTEIARELDLAKSTVHKHLTALERRGYVVNEDGIYRAGLQFFSDGIDVRNQYDVFHAARDRIDMLAEETAEAVWLVVRENDRVMFLYGSVNNNTFNSHSVVGQWKHLHSTSGGKAILAHLPDDTVHDLIVERDLPSHTENTITDREELEAALEEVRETGIAWNKREDFTGVHAMAAPIILEGRPIGALTIAGAASRLTEEYCATQLRDPLLEAVNDVELRLAYD; this is encoded by the coding sequence ATGACAACAGGGGGTTCAAACAGCCAATCGGTCAAATCGGATGCAACGCTGTTCGCTATCGTCGAAACTATCAAGGATAGAGGGCGTGCGGGTGTCACCGAAATCGCCCGCGAACTCGACCTCGCAAAGAGCACGGTCCACAAACATCTCACCGCGCTCGAACGACGCGGCTACGTCGTCAACGAAGACGGGATCTACCGGGCGGGACTGCAGTTCTTCAGCGACGGGATCGACGTTCGAAACCAGTACGACGTGTTCCACGCCGCCAGGGATCGCATCGACATGCTCGCCGAAGAGACCGCGGAAGCGGTCTGGCTGGTCGTCCGCGAGAACGACCGGGTCATGTTTCTCTACGGCTCGGTCAACAACAACACCTTCAACAGCCACTCGGTGGTCGGCCAGTGGAAACACCTCCACTCCACGTCCGGCGGGAAAGCGATCCTGGCGCACCTGCCCGACGACACCGTCCACGATCTCATCGTCGAGCGCGACCTCCCGAGCCACACCGAGAACACGATTACCGACCGCGAGGAACTCGAGGCGGCCCTCGAGGAGGTCAGGGAGACCGGCATCGCCTGGAACAAGCGAGAGGACTTTACGGGCGTCCACGCGATGGCGGCACCGATTATTCTCGAGGGGCGTCCCATCGGTGCTCTCACGATCGCGGGTGCGGCGAGTCGGTTGACCGAGGAGTACTGCGCCACGCAGCTTCGAGACCCGCTACTGGAGGCGGTCAACGACGTCGAACTCCGACTCGCGTACGATTGA